Below is a window of Thermodesulfobium sp. 4217-1 DNA.
CTCTACAAAATCTATCACCTTTAAGATAGATTCCTTATATTTTATTAGATCTTCCAAATTTGGATGATAAGTTACGCCACCTTGGATTATTCCTGCCTGGTGAGGTGATTTACCGCCAAAAATAGCCACACACTTCTGTGCAATGGCCCTTGCCTCGATAGCTTGCAAATAGTGGCTGACAAGGGTAGTTACTATTTCAGGATCTGTAAGCGTATATTGATCGTTTTTATATGTAGGGGTAAAAGGCGAAGTATCGTTTGCCTTTACAAGTGAGACTATCTTGTCCTTTATTGCCAAGAGCTTTGGATCATTCCCCTTATAGCCTGCAACTGCTGTAATATCGATATAGTCAGGAGCGTTTAAATTATAAAAGATCTGTATATGGTCTCCCATATGAAGTGCTGCAAGCATAAGATTCCTAAGAAGTATTCCTGCCTCTGGAACCTTGCATCCGTATGCCATATCCAGAGTCCTTGAAGAGGCCATTCCATGCACCAGTGTGCACACGCCGCAAGATCTCTCAGTAACGTAAATGGCATCCATTGGTTGTCTGCCAAGGAGCATTGCCTCGAATCCCCTTGCCATAGTACCTGTAGACCATGCGTCCTTAACTACGCCATTTTCAACCTCTACTTCTATTCTTAAATGGCCTTCTATTCTTGTAACTGGATCAATTACTATTTTGTTCGCCATAATTACTTATCTCCCTCCTTCTTCTTGCCAAATACAGATCGGCCAACAAGGTGGGCAGCGACGCCTAAGGCAGTTACAGCTGCAGCGACTGTGCCAACTGTTTCAGATGGAACTCCACCAATGCCTGGCAGATTGACATCATTTGACTTAACATAAAGAGGAGAAAAACCAGCATAAAATTCTGGTTGTGAGCATCCCGCACAAGGTGCGCTAGCTTTTATACACCAGCTTACATTTTCATTAAAACCTCTTGATGGGCAATCACTAAAAGTAAACGGCCCCTTGCAACCTTTTAGATAAAGACAATAGTCTGCTTGTTTTGGATCGCCATAATCGGTCACAAACTCGCCGCGCTCAAAGTGCGCCCTTCTTGGACAGTTGTCGTGAATAATAGAGCCAAAAAACATTAATGGTCTTTGGTGAATATCAAGTGGCGGAGCCTTTTTAAAGGTAAGATAGTAAACGATAGTTCCAGCCAAATGATCTGGATTGCATGGACATAGAGGAAGGTTAATAACCTTATCTTTTCCAAGAACCTCAGCTACTCCTCTGCCTTTAGAAGGACAGTCTTGAACCACGCCGCCCCATGTAGCGCATGAGCCAAGCGCAATAACTACGGCAGCATTCTTATAAGCTTCTTTGAGGGTATCAATTACGGGTTTTCTTGCGGGGTTGGTAGCACTTTCGGTGCCGACAGTACAAAATAGAGGATCTGCGGTAGGGATTGAACCCTCAACCACCAAAACATATCCGCCTGCTTTTATAGCATCGTCTAAGGCCTTGTCTGCAACGTATCCGGTACCAAACATAACTGTATCCTGATACTTTAAACTGATAGTATCTAACAAAATCTGAGCTGGAGTAGGTTCAGATGAATTGAGAAATGCCTCAGTATCACCAGAACAGCTTTGGGCTTCTATCCAGACAACTGGAGCCTTTTTACTAGCATTTTCGACTGCATCAGCAATCTTTGGAGCAAAAGATTCACTCAAACCCAAATATACGGCCATCGCCGCACAGGCTTTCATAAAATCCCTTCTACTAACCTTATTCTTAGTTAAACTTGATAACAAAAAACAACACCCCCTTCATGAAGGTAAGAATTCTTGAAGCAAAAAGCCAAATCGTTGTTTTTCTGTTACCCCTCCTCTCTTTTTGTGAAGAGCCATACTTAAAGTCGTAAGGCAAAACCCTTCATGAGATTTACCACATTTTAATCCTTAAACAGAAATTATAACATGAATTTTGAATTTTTTATAAATTCTGATAATTCAAATAATTTTTCTGCTTATGTATAAATAAACAAAATAAATACTAAACCGAAATAAGAGTTTTGTCCAGTAAAAACACCACTCTAAAATCAAAATAAATTTTAAATATTGAAATAACTATTTTAGGCTGGCTATTAGAGGTTAAGTTCTATCTAAGTAATTTATATATTCTCTTACTCCCGTTTCAAGATCGTACTCAGGATTGTACCCTATAAAAGACCTTGCCCTTGAAATATCAGCTTGTGTAAGATTTTGATAAAAATTATAAGGACAATCAAAGTATTCCACATTTATATCCTTCTTGGTAGTATCAGAGATTATTTTTACGATATCGTTAAACGATCTTGCGCTACCAGTGGCTATGTTGAATATACCTGATACATCGCTTTCCATCGCTCTTACGTTTGCATTTATTACGTCTTGGATATACACAAAATCTCTTTTTTGCTCACCGTATTTGAAAAGTCTCGGATTCTCGCCTCTTTTTATTTTTAAATACATCTGTCTTATCATACTTGCGTACTCCCCCTTAAAATCCTCACCAGGGCCATACACATTAAAATATCTCATGCCGCAAACTTGGACATCAGGGTTTATTTTCATAAATTTCAGCGTCATCATATCCATAACATATTTTGAAAAACCATAAACGTTTTCAGGCACAAGACCGCTTTCTTCTTTCTGAGGAGCAGGAGAATTGCCGTAAACCGCTGCGCTAGATGCATATACTACTTTCGACTTAGAGCTTCTTGCACAATCAAGCAAATATTTAAATGACTCAGCATTTACCCTCATAACAAGACCCTGATCTAAAACTCTTGTGTCAGATATAGCTCCTTCATGAAATATAACGTCAAACCTATAGCTTTTTAGTCTCTCCCAGACCTCCTTCAAAGATATATCAGCAGTTATTACCTCGCCCTTAAAACCCAAAAGATTCTTAAAATGACCGCTCGAAAAGTCATCAAGAGCAAATATCTCATAAGTTGGAAAATGATCTTCAAGGGCCTTTGCTAAACTTGAACCGATAAAACCAGC
It encodes the following:
- a CDS encoding hydrogenase small subunit — translated: MLSSLTKNKVSRRDFMKACAAMAVYLGLSESFAPKIADAVENASKKAPVVWIEAQSCSGDTEAFLNSSEPTPAQILLDTISLKYQDTVMFGTGYVADKALDDAIKAGGYVLVVEGSIPTADPLFCTVGTESATNPARKPVIDTLKEAYKNAAVVIALGSCATWGGVVQDCPSKGRGVAEVLGKDKVINLPLCPCNPDHLAGTIVYYLTFKKAPPLDIHQRPLMFFGSIIHDNCPRRAHFERGEFVTDYGDPKQADYCLYLKGCKGPFTFSDCPSRGFNENVSWCIKASAPCAGCSQPEFYAGFSPLYVKSNDVNLPGIGGVPSETVGTVAAAVTALGVAAHLVGRSVFGKKKEGDK
- the rfaD gene encoding ADP-glyceromanno-heptose 6-epimerase, coding for AGFIGSSLAKALEDHFPTYEIFALDDFSSGHFKNLLGFKGEVITADISLKEVWERLKSYRFDVIFHEGAISDTRVLDQGLVMRVNAESFKYLLDCARSSKSKVVYASSAAVYGNSPAPQKEESGLVPENVYGFSKYVMDMMTLKFMKINPDVQVCGMRYFNVYGPGEDFKGEYASMIRQMYLKIKRGENPRLFKYGEQKRDFVYIQDVINANVRAMESDVSGIFNIATGSARSFNDIVKIISDTTKKDINVEYFDCPYNFYQNLTQADISRARSFIGYNPEYDLETGVREYINYLDRT